From the genome of Vicia villosa cultivar HV-30 ecotype Madison, WI linkage group LG2, Vvil1.0, whole genome shotgun sequence, one region includes:
- the LOC131646923 gene encoding LOB domain-containing protein 38-like, producing MSCNGCRVLRKGCSESCILRPCIQWIDTPESQGYATVFVAKFFGRADLMSFISNVPQPQRPALFQSLLFEACGRTVNPVNGAVGLLWTGNWHVCQAAVETVLRGGTLGPIPELLGLDDASEGEVTCNDARKIRDPNSSLRFLSSGGKRKRLSEAAKVHTQTTTDLNLALTNGCRREVRRQGTPSLNSEESVTTTTCLESMNGDEYVHDGDRKVLNLFV from the exons atGAGTTGTAACGGTTGCCGTGTCCTTAGAAAGGGTTGTAGCGAGTCTTGTATCTTACGCCCTTGTATTCAATGGATCGATACCCCTGAATCACAAGGCTATGCCACTGTCTTTGTTGCCAAGTTTTTCGGGCGCGCAGACCTCATGTCTTTCATTTCCAACGTCCCTCAACCACAAAGACCcg CTTTGTTTCAATCTCTGTTGTTTGAAGCGTGTGGAAGAACCGTTAACCCCGTTAACGGTGCCGTTGGACTTTTATGGACAGGAAACTGGCACGTGTGTCAAGCGGCAGTTGAAACCGTTCTCCGCGGCGGAACCCTTGGACCTATACCCGAGCTTCTCGGTTTAGACGACGCTTCCGAAGGTGAAGTCACATGTAACGACGCGCGGAAGATCCGAGATCCGAACTCGAGTTTGCGGTTTTTGAGTTCCGGTGGTAAACGCAAGCGATTGAGTGAAGCTGCGAAGGTTCACACACAGACGACGACTGATCTTAATCTCGCGTTGACCAACGGTTGCCGAAGGGAGGTTCGCCGGCAGGGAACACCGTCGTTGAATTCTGAGGAATCTGTGACGACGACGACGTGTTTGGAGAGTATGAACGGAGATGAGTACGTTCACGACGGAGACCGGAAAGTTCTTAACCTTTTTGTTTGA